The Streptomyces sp. NBC_00344 genome includes a window with the following:
- a CDS encoding GNAT family N-acetyltransferase, protein MNKPLPAVRLRVPTEEDAYAWHQVFADPDVMEFHGGAPAELSVYEELTARQRRHDAEHGFCFWTMLDEDESVIGFTGAQPWPHESFGPVGEIEIGWRLGRAHWGRGYATAAAHATLERVRAAGTERVVAMVDSRNARSIAVTRRLGMEHAETYTTPVSKVTAYCFRLDLRAPGGVGARP, encoded by the coding sequence GTGAACAAGCCTCTGCCTGCCGTCCGGCTGCGCGTCCCCACCGAGGAGGACGCCTATGCCTGGCATCAGGTATTCGCCGACCCCGACGTCATGGAATTCCATGGCGGGGCCCCTGCCGAGCTGTCGGTCTACGAGGAGTTGACGGCGCGGCAGCGCAGACACGACGCCGAGCACGGCTTCTGTTTCTGGACGATGCTCGACGAGGACGAATCAGTCATCGGCTTCACCGGCGCACAGCCGTGGCCGCACGAGTCCTTCGGCCCCGTGGGCGAGATCGAGATCGGCTGGCGGCTCGGGCGGGCCCACTGGGGGCGCGGTTACGCCACCGCCGCCGCCCACGCCACGCTGGAACGGGTACGGGCGGCAGGCACCGAGCGGGTGGTCGCGATGGTCGATTCCCGCAACGCGCGGTCGATCGCGGTCACCAGGCGGCTCGGCATGGAGCACGCGGAGACCTACACGACCCCGGTGTCGAAGGTGACGGCGTACTGCTTCCGGCTCGACCTCCGGGCCCCCGGCGGCGTCGGCGCCCGGCCCTAG
- a CDS encoding geranylgeranyl reductase family protein, giving the protein MSSAVRTVLARCRSARETESSGDPAVTEPLSGNTADVIVVGAGPAGSTTAYYLAKAGLDVLLLEKTAFPREKVCGDGLTPRATKQLVSMGIDISEEAGWLRNKGLRIIAGGVRLQLDWPELASYPDYGLVRKRDDFDEQLARQAQKAGARLHERCNVGAPITDERTGRITGVHAKMGEEKAPVTFHAPLVVAADGNSTRLSIGMGLHRREDRPMGIAVRTYFTSPRHDDDYLESWLELWDRRGAQDRLLPGYGWIFGMGDGTSNVGLGILDSSSAFKELDWREVLKAWCASMPEDWGYTPDNMTMPIRGAALPMAFNRQPHYTKGLLLVGDAAGMVNPFNGEGIAYAMESGQIAADVIVQASARATPAQRELALHSYPKILKDTYGGYYTLGRAFVKLIGNPKVMKIAAQRGLTHPMLMKFALKMLANLTDPSGGDAMDRVINGLSKVAPKA; this is encoded by the coding sequence TTGTCCAGCGCCGTTCGGACAGTACTTGCAAGGTGCCGTTCGGCACGTGAAACCGAGTCTTCGGGAGATCCCGCCGTGACCGAGCCCCTCTCCGGGAACACCGCAGATGTGATCGTCGTCGGTGCGGGCCCGGCCGGCTCCACGACCGCGTACTACCTGGCGAAAGCCGGACTTGATGTCCTGCTGCTGGAGAAGACCGCGTTTCCGCGTGAGAAGGTCTGCGGCGACGGGCTGACCCCGCGTGCCACCAAACAGCTGGTGTCGATGGGGATCGACATCTCCGAAGAGGCGGGCTGGCTGCGGAACAAGGGCCTGCGGATCATCGCGGGCGGTGTCCGCCTCCAGCTGGACTGGCCGGAACTCGCCTCCTACCCGGACTACGGACTCGTTCGCAAGCGCGACGACTTCGACGAGCAGCTGGCCCGTCAGGCCCAGAAAGCCGGCGCACGGCTGCACGAGCGCTGCAACGTCGGCGCACCGATCACCGACGAGCGCACCGGCCGGATCACCGGCGTGCACGCCAAGATGGGTGAGGAGAAGGCCCCGGTCACCTTCCACGCCCCGCTGGTGGTCGCGGCCGACGGCAACTCCACCCGGCTCTCGATCGGGATGGGGCTGCACCGGCGCGAGGACCGCCCGATGGGCATCGCGGTCCGTACGTACTTCACCTCACCCCGTCACGACGACGACTACCTGGAGTCCTGGCTCGAACTCTGGGACCGGCGGGGCGCCCAGGACCGGCTGCTCCCCGGCTACGGCTGGATCTTCGGTATGGGCGACGGCACATCCAATGTCGGCCTCGGCATCCTCGACTCGTCGTCCGCCTTCAAGGAACTCGACTGGCGCGAGGTGCTGAAGGCATGGTGCGCGTCGATGCCCGAGGACTGGGGCTACACCCCGGACAACATGACGATGCCGATCCGGGGCGCGGCGCTGCCGATGGCCTTCAACCGCCAGCCGCACTACACCAAGGGTCTGCTGCTCGTCGGTGACGCGGCGGGGATGGTCAACCCGTTCAACGGTGAAGGCATCGCCTACGCCATGGAGTCGGGCCAGATCGCCGCGGACGTGATCGTCCAGGCGAGCGCCAGGGCGACCCCCGCCCAGCGTGAACTGGCGCTGCACAGCTACCCCAAGATCCTCAAGGACACCTACGGCGGCTACTACACGCTGGGCCGCGCCTTCGTGAAGCTGATCGGCAACCCGAAGGTCATGAAGATCGCCGCTCAGCGCGGTCTCACCCACCCCATGCTGATGAAGTTCGCCCTGAAGATGCTCGCGAACCTCACGGACCCGTCGGGCGGGGACGCGATGGACCGAGTCATCAACGGCCTCTCGAAGGTCGCTCCGAAGGCCTGA